In one window of Poecilia reticulata strain Guanapo unplaced genomic scaffold, Guppy_female_1.0+MT scaffold_297, whole genome shotgun sequence DNA:
- the LOC108166007 gene encoding perforin-1-like produces MLSGLTSGFLLLSLLLQVGTNAAPLDLVDDAADGDARRTMLGTLSVXVVXAYGLNGDGVSRTNAVGRVWYANMFFQTSEIKSDNPVWNAVFNLGHVETHLPLKVEVWDKDVGKDDLLISCTHYLTRGTNTFTCSGNGKLEVKYSLICDPGLTGSKCELYQ; encoded by the exons ATGCTTTCTGGTTTGACCTCAGggttcctcctcctcagcctcctgCTGCAGGTCGGGACCAACGCTGCTCCTCTGGACCTGGTGGACGACGCGGCCGATGGCGACGCCAGGCGCACCATGTTGGGRACTCTGTCTGTGAYCGTTGTCCRRGCCTACGGTCTGAACGGAGATGGAGTCAGCAGAACTAATGC TGTTGGTAGGGTGTGGTACGCAAACATGTTCTTCCAGACCTCAGAGATCAAGTCAGACAATCCAGTGTGGAACGCCGTGTTTAATTTGGGCCAT gtGGAAACTCATCTTCCCCTGAAGGTTGAGGTTTGGGATAAGGACGTGGGAAAAGATGACCTTCTCATCTCCTGCACACATTATCTGACCCGGGGAACCAACACCTTCACCTGCTCAGGGAACGGAAAGCTGGAGGTGAAATACTCCCTGATCTGTGACCCCGGCCTTACTGGAAGTAAATGTGAGCTGTACCAGTAA